The Chitinophagales bacterium genome contains a region encoding:
- a CDS encoding sulfotransferase: MKHDFPNLFVPGAGKSGTSSLHLYLGRHPGITMMQVKEPHFFSRDEYYRIGWDAYLQGYASGNFKGQYLGESSTTYFLSVKAITRIQSDIRDPKFIFLLKNPVDRILSHYNWIRTIGEQLPPFRKEVTDDLSVPFDADQPMQQFYYKSYVEFSRYGKWIQHFFSAFGKENCHILLAEQLEENPLPALNGCFRFLQLPAMEAITPITENKTKDYFYSERPRTITRLGKKLLPPQIRKKIIAAGVLPFPTTKKIKVDAPPYIAAAEERKWLRSLLSDDFLHLKKITEIDFSSWTDFYEAG, from the coding sequence GTGAAGCATGACTTCCCCAATTTGTTTGTTCCGGGCGCCGGCAAATCCGGCACTTCTTCACTGCACCTTTATCTCGGCCGGCATCCCGGCATTACGATGATGCAGGTAAAAGAGCCGCACTTTTTCTCCAGGGATGAATACTACCGTATAGGATGGGATGCATACCTGCAGGGATATGCATCCGGTAATTTTAAGGGACAATATCTTGGCGAATCCAGCACGACTTACTTCCTGTCGGTAAAAGCGATTACACGCATTCAGTCTGACATACGTGATCCTAAATTTATATTCCTGCTTAAAAATCCAGTTGACAGGATACTCTCTCACTATAACTGGATACGCACCATAGGTGAACAACTGCCACCATTCAGGAAGGAAGTTACGGATGACCTTTCCGTACCTTTTGATGCCGATCAACCAATGCAACAATTCTACTACAAAAGTTATGTCGAGTTCAGCCGTTACGGAAAATGGATACAGCATTTTTTTTCCGCATTCGGAAAAGAAAACTGCCATATACTACTCGCAGAGCAACTGGAAGAAAATCCGCTGCCGGCGTTGAACGGTTGTTTCCGCTTCCTTCAGCTGCCGGCGATGGAGGCCATCACTCCCATAACGGAAAATAAAACGAAGGATTATTTCTATTCGGAACGGCCACGCACCATCACCAGGCTTGGCAAAAAACTGTTGCCGCCGCAAATCAGGAAGAAAATTATTGCAGCAGGTGTTTTACCTTTCCCCACCACAAAAAAAATAAAGGTTGATGCCCCTCCTTATATCGCTGCCGCGGAAGAAAGAAAGTGGCTGCGTTCATTGCTATCCGATGACTTTCTTCATTTAAAAAAAATTACAGAAATTGATTTCTCATCCTGGACGGATTTTTATGAAGCTGGATAA